From a single Lentisphaera profundi genomic region:
- a CDS encoding DUF7133 domain-containing protein — MMRNLSLSLLFLVSGFLQAGYKIERIDTPKGIDAQIGGLDFMPDGRLIVAFNYGKIFTYNPQSKQWKLFAEGLHLPLGVLAISNHEIMVMQRPELTRIIDRDKNGHADSYLKFYDDFGLSGNYHEFAFGPVRDTKGNFYIGLNVASNNGGILSEPRGTFLSYDIDKKDLEGDYNQKLVKKEVTRMYSCVPYRGWIMKIDPQGNATPYASGVRSPNGLGFDHKGRLFVSDNQGDWLGSSKLHHIREGAFHGHPASLIWKKGWKQNPKTMKIKELDDMRQPAAALFSHGILANSPTQPLLDSTQGKFGPFSNQMFIGDMNLKRLLRFIPEEVNDTVQGTLIPFLDGNELGNGNNRLVFDKNGALWVGKTHLSWAGDEGLKKISWDEKTDFDILKLKQIPNGFRIFFTKKVDLKSAKVIANYAIKKYSFDYNSKYGSPRKNEKKVTPNSIRVAQDGLSVDISLPALSPGHVYQFETPQLKSSSGEPLASSLFCYNLIELIQN; from the coding sequence ATGATGAGAAATTTAAGCTTAAGTTTACTCTTCCTAGTTTCTGGTTTTCTACAGGCAGGATACAAGATTGAAAGAATTGATACTCCCAAGGGGATTGATGCTCAAATCGGCGGGCTTGACTTTATGCCCGATGGCCGCTTAATCGTCGCCTTTAACTATGGGAAAATATTCACCTATAATCCCCAATCAAAACAATGGAAACTCTTTGCTGAAGGACTCCACCTTCCCCTTGGAGTTTTAGCGATCAGCAATCATGAGATCATGGTGATGCAACGTCCCGAACTCACCAGAATCATTGACCGCGATAAAAATGGCCATGCAGATTCTTACCTCAAATTCTATGATGATTTTGGACTCTCAGGTAACTATCACGAATTTGCCTTTGGTCCTGTACGTGATACTAAAGGAAATTTCTACATTGGCCTCAATGTCGCCTCAAATAATGGTGGCATTCTCTCTGAACCTCGTGGTACATTCCTGAGTTACGACATTGATAAAAAAGATTTAGAAGGTGACTACAATCAAAAGTTGGTAAAAAAAGAAGTCACTCGTATGTATAGCTGTGTTCCCTACCGTGGTTGGATTATGAAAATTGATCCCCAAGGAAATGCCACCCCCTATGCCTCTGGTGTACGTTCACCCAATGGACTGGGTTTTGATCATAAGGGCCGTCTCTTTGTCAGTGATAATCAAGGCGATTGGCTTGGATCGAGTAAACTCCATCATATTCGTGAAGGAGCTTTTCATGGCCACCCGGCTTCTTTAATTTGGAAGAAAGGCTGGAAACAAAATCCCAAGACCATGAAAATTAAAGAACTCGATGACATGCGTCAGCCTGCTGCCGCACTCTTTTCCCATGGCATATTAGCTAATAGTCCCACTCAACCCCTGCTCGATTCCACTCAAGGAAAATTTGGTCCATTTAGTAATCAAATGTTTATTGGAGATATGAATTTAAAGCGATTACTGCGCTTTATTCCCGAAGAAGTGAATGACACGGTTCAAGGAACACTGATTCCCTTTCTAGACGGCAACGAGCTTGGAAATGGTAACAATCGCTTAGTCTTTGATAAGAATGGTGCTTTATGGGTCGGAAAAACTCATTTATCTTGGGCTGGCGATGAAGGCTTGAAAAAAATAAGCTGGGATGAAAAAACTGATTTTGATATTCTTAAACTTAAGCAAATACCTAATGGCTTTCGCATCTTTTTTACAAAAAAAGTAGACCTCAAGTCTGCTAAAGTCATTGCTAATTACGCAATTAAAAAATACAGTTTTGACTACAATTCAAAATACGGCTCCCCAAGAAAAAACGAAAAGAAAGTCACCCCTAACTCCATTCGTGTCGCACAGGATGGCCTAAGCGTAGATATTTCTCTACCTGCTTTAAGTCCAGGTCATGTTTATCAGTTTGAAACCCCTCAATTAAAAAGTTCGAGTGGAGAACCTTTAGCTAGCTCACTCTTTTGCTATAACCTTATTGAGCTTATTCAAAACTAG
- a CDS encoding sulfatase produces the protein MISLRLTLFFSFIFFAHAQDKPNFIFFIADDISQSDFGAYGHPSIKTPAVDALAAKGMRFDNAYLTTSSCSPSRCSIITGRYPHNTGAPELHMKLPNSQIRFPELLRQAGYYTILSGKNHMFGKKDRAFDKITKGGGPGNEADWVQNLKDRPKDKPFFFWYAASDAHRDWQISDHAPTYQENEVIVPPYMYDGPETRKDLAQYYHEVSRFDHFIGLVVEELKTQGVLDNTMIIVASDNGRPFPRDKSRLYDSGIKTPWVIHFPKVIKKPAVSKSLISSIDLSATCLELAGIDIPQNIQGQSFLPILKDPQQVVRQVIFSEHNWHVYKNHERMVRFGDFVYIKNNYPNQPNLAYESDTKYPAGLELWQAHAAGKTTDKQSQVFANPCPEEELFKLSQDPNQLNNLASNPEYKTQLMQARKMIQLWTEQTGDSIPTNPTPNRHAPPKIIDGVVLPAGTSKNRNPHAEWPGQSKSADQINHPGPLTLP, from the coding sequence ATGATTTCTCTTAGATTGACCCTATTCTTTAGCTTTATCTTCTTTGCCCATGCACAAGACAAACCCAACTTTATCTTTTTTATTGCTGATGATATCTCCCAAAGTGACTTCGGGGCTTATGGTCACCCTAGTATCAAAACTCCAGCCGTCGATGCGCTCGCAGCGAAAGGCATGCGTTTTGACAATGCCTACTTAACTACCAGTAGTTGTAGCCCCAGTCGATGCAGTATCATTACTGGGCGCTACCCACACAATACTGGTGCCCCAGAACTTCATATGAAGCTACCTAATTCCCAAATTCGCTTCCCCGAATTATTGCGCCAAGCGGGTTACTACACCATACTTTCGGGCAAGAATCATATGTTTGGTAAAAAAGACCGCGCTTTTGATAAGATCACTAAAGGTGGTGGGCCTGGCAATGAAGCCGATTGGGTTCAAAACCTCAAAGATCGTCCCAAAGACAAGCCCTTTTTCTTTTGGTACGCTGCAAGCGATGCTCACCGCGATTGGCAGATCAGTGACCATGCTCCCACTTATCAAGAAAACGAAGTCATTGTCCCCCCTTACATGTATGATGGCCCTGAGACCCGTAAGGATCTAGCGCAATACTATCACGAAGTCAGTCGTTTCGATCATTTCATTGGCTTAGTTGTGGAAGAACTTAAAACACAAGGAGTACTCGACAATACAATGATCATTGTAGCTTCCGATAATGGCCGCCCTTTCCCTCGCGACAAATCTCGCCTCTATGATAGCGGAATTAAAACGCCTTGGGTGATCCATTTCCCAAAAGTAATCAAAAAACCCGCTGTCAGCAAAAGCTTAATAAGCTCAATCGATCTCAGTGCCACCTGCCTCGAATTAGCTGGCATTGACATACCCCAAAATATACAGGGGCAAAGCTTTCTCCCCATCCTCAAAGACCCGCAGCAAGTCGTTCGCCAAGTCATTTTTTCTGAACACAATTGGCACGTCTACAAAAATCACGAGCGCATGGTGCGATTTGGCGATTTTGTCTATATCAAAAATAACTACCCAAATCAGCCCAACCTCGCCTATGAGTCCGACACCAAATATCCCGCCGGCTTAGAACTTTGGCAAGCACATGCAGCGGGAAAAACCACCGATAAGCAGAGTCAAGTTTTTGCTAATCCCTGCCCCGAGGAAGAACTCTTTAAACTCAGTCAAGATCCTAATCAGCTAAATAACCTCGCTTCAAACCCTGAATACAAAACACAGCTAATGCAAGCGCGAAAAATGATTCAGTTATGGACCGAACAAACCGGCGATAGCATCCCAACTAATCCCACACCTAACCGCCATGCGCCTCCCAAAATAATTGATGGTGTAGTTCTTCCTGCAGGCACAAGCAAAAATAGAAACCCCCATGCCGAATGGCCGGGTCAATCAAAAAGCGCGGATCAAATCAATCACCCCGGCCCACTGACTTTGCCATAA
- a CDS encoding AAA family ATPase, producing MLRKFSVTNFKGFKDKFTLDFTDSKSFEFNPECIKDDTIYKALIYGVNGCGKSNLGCAIMDIQFHLTDWNLHEKRDLYKNYINALSNEKYAKFSYEFYFDGDTLIYEYWKENADEVIAEKILINNKEVIHIDKRADPNGKVLLKGAESLKTDMAGKSLSFVKFILNNTVLDDDNQENKTFNRFINFVNYMRMIKTVDTHKTMSYKTSLASKYILEDTDGLQKFESFLNSCNIKCSLTTIDVGEEDPHIAFDYDSKAISFFDVASTGTLSLGYLYVSLLILKRHIKEYGATFIYIDEFDAFYHYILAKKLIDLLKNEDGVQAVFTTHNTDLMNNDLMRPDCLFNMTEKEINPFHKLTKKDLRKAHNNQKMFKAGMFNEL from the coding sequence ATGCTACGAAAATTTTCAGTTACTAACTTTAAAGGTTTTAAAGATAAATTTACACTTGACTTTACAGACTCTAAAAGTTTTGAATTTAATCCAGAATGTATAAAAGATGACACCATTTATAAAGCTCTTATATATGGCGTAAATGGATGTGGCAAATCGAATTTAGGCTGCGCTATAATGGATATCCAGTTCCATTTAACTGATTGGAACCTTCATGAAAAACGAGATTTATATAAAAACTATATCAATGCATTATCTAATGAAAAATATGCTAAATTTTCATACGAATTTTATTTTGATGGTGACACTCTCATTTACGAGTATTGGAAAGAGAATGCTGATGAAGTGATTGCGGAAAAAATCCTTATTAATAATAAAGAAGTTATACACATAGATAAGAGAGCTGATCCAAACGGGAAAGTTCTACTTAAAGGTGCAGAAAGTCTAAAAACTGATATGGCAGGAAAATCGCTATCATTCGTTAAGTTTATTCTTAACAACACTGTATTAGATGATGACAATCAAGAAAATAAAACTTTTAATCGTTTCATAAATTTTGTCAACTATATGAGAATGATAAAAACTGTCGACACGCACAAAACAATGAGCTACAAAACATCTTTAGCATCAAAATATATTCTTGAAGATACCGATGGACTACAAAAATTCGAAAGTTTTCTTAATTCATGTAATATAAAATGTTCATTAACAACCATTGATGTAGGTGAAGAAGATCCACACATAGCCTTTGACTATGATTCAAAAGCTATTAGTTTTTTTGATGTAGCTTCTACAGGAACATTATCACTTGGCTATTTATATGTATCATTGTTAATTCTAAAAAGACATATTAAAGAATATGGCGCTACTTTCATTTATATTGATGAATTTGATGCTTTCTATCATTATATTTTAGCTAAAAAACTTATTGATTTATTAAAAAATGAAGATGGTGTTCAAGCTGTATTCACAACTCATAATACGGACTTAATGAACAATGATTTAATGCGTCCCGATTGTTTATTTAACATGACTGAAAAAGAAATTAATCCTTTCCATAAATTAACTAAAAAAGATTTACGAAAAGCTCATAACAATCAGAAGATGTTTAAAGCTGGTATGTTTAATGAGTTATAA
- a CDS encoding 3-keto-disaccharide hydrolase: MKKYFLLFSLGLSTLLANDKPQDAIQFIGPDGVSNLVNENEPNKDLSWAFKEGVLTVGKGHVVTSMPVNNFKAHIEFKVNSRPNKNNKRANDGNSGIYIQQRYEVQILNSHGHDDDYQKDDCASIYKFKKPDHIVCKPAGEWQSYDIEFHGAKWDGDKKIANARLTLIHNGVKVHDNVEIPNKTGHGKKESPEVLPLRLQSHSNPVQFRNFWLQEIK; encoded by the coding sequence ATGAAAAAGTACTTTCTTCTCTTTTCTCTAGGTCTCTCTACTCTCTTGGCAAATGATAAACCGCAGGACGCTATCCAATTTATCGGCCCCGACGGTGTCAGTAATTTAGTCAATGAAAATGAGCCAAACAAAGATTTAAGCTGGGCTTTCAAGGAGGGGGTCTTAACCGTTGGTAAAGGCCATGTTGTCACCAGCATGCCCGTCAATAACTTTAAAGCCCACATTGAGTTCAAGGTTAATAGCCGACCCAATAAAAATAACAAGAGAGCTAACGATGGCAATAGCGGCATTTACATCCAGCAGCGTTATGAAGTTCAGATCTTAAACTCTCATGGTCACGACGATGATTATCAAAAAGATGATTGTGCTTCCATTTACAAGTTCAAAAAACCTGATCACATCGTTTGTAAGCCCGCGGGTGAATGGCAAAGCTACGACATAGAATTCCACGGTGCTAAATGGGACGGCGACAAGAAAATCGCCAATGCACGTCTTACGCTCATTCACAACGGAGTCAAAGTTCACGATAACGTGGAAATACCGAACAAAACGGGTCACGGCAAGAAAGAAAGCCCTGAAGTTTTACCTCTAAGACTGCAATCTCACAGTAACCCAGTTCAGTTCAGAAACTTTTGGCTACAAGAAATCAAATGA
- a CDS encoding cellulase family glycosylhydrolase — MNKPFKSLAYLGVLILLSAGCTSFQSTASNKATKTSQDTKAKKGYTWTTDHVHVGVRWQPFGGFPKYNAADAQRPVIAQNSSYAQFWINWHAAEPDEKNTDYKNNLSGYLQTIEQAVDACNAKGLKVEFVHWHTPAWASVNGEAGSQRSKPGLYKEFVTRLATHFKGRVHAYQLSHEANLEHMINEGDMDYLMNEIFIDGAKAIRSVYQAEPSEEVLISTSGCSPCEPCPPLNGLKGKGGAAVDDYYDQLIANEELMSLVDALNLNVTDHSDGYGKMDGKYLDSTWGNFDLVRHKLDAAGYKDKQVLSSESWVVWDDGDNAFDVNGDGLKNEVDAYEKTLTILGKCLERGLNTVNLPWSDNSSGWSMGLTKRRDFSGRVKLLNPGLVVPANDGGSDIITKKVILAGPEDKFKIIDAKNNIFTIDDYINPSDPNHLHYYIWKWYSQLSSGKDEVIRHAMAHEHQNHITLLGPAFTGNERYRISSYNRSKQSFSVLLYASGATGKLWNDLTIPATIQTGIHSNTGSSKMDFRGEGFKDGEKFIATITTKDISKKDGSDIDKRVIKTAVQEVKDGQLKIRIPVLNKFTHIEFNRSE, encoded by the coding sequence ATGAATAAACCCTTCAAATCTCTCGCGTATTTAGGCGTCTTGATATTATTAAGTGCAGGTTGTACTTCTTTTCAATCAACAGCTAGTAATAAGGCGACCAAGACTTCACAAGATACTAAAGCCAAAAAAGGTTATACATGGACGACCGATCATGTTCACGTCGGTGTCCGCTGGCAACCCTTTGGGGGATTCCCGAAATATAATGCTGCAGATGCCCAGCGCCCCGTCATAGCTCAAAATAGTAGCTACGCTCAATTTTGGATAAATTGGCATGCGGCTGAACCCGATGAAAAAAATACCGATTATAAGAACAATTTATCCGGCTACTTACAAACTATTGAACAAGCCGTGGATGCCTGCAATGCCAAAGGTCTGAAAGTAGAATTTGTTCACTGGCATACGCCCGCTTGGGCCTCTGTGAATGGTGAAGCGGGTAGCCAAAGATCAAAGCCGGGACTTTACAAAGAGTTTGTCACTCGTCTTGCCACTCATTTCAAAGGACGTGTTCACGCCTATCAACTTTCTCATGAAGCCAACTTGGAGCACATGATTAATGAGGGCGATATGGATTACCTGATGAATGAAATTTTCATCGATGGTGCCAAAGCCATTCGTTCTGTTTACCAAGCTGAACCAAGTGAGGAAGTGCTTATTTCCACAAGTGGCTGTTCCCCCTGCGAACCTTGCCCTCCACTGAACGGTTTAAAAGGCAAAGGTGGCGCTGCTGTCGACGATTATTACGATCAGCTCATTGCCAATGAAGAACTCATGTCACTCGTCGACGCCCTCAATCTCAATGTAACAGATCACTCTGATGGTTATGGTAAAATGGATGGAAAATATCTTGACTCAACTTGGGGAAACTTCGATTTAGTGCGCCATAAACTTGATGCTGCGGGCTATAAAGATAAACAGGTACTTTCCTCTGAGTCCTGGGTTGTTTGGGATGATGGTGACAACGCCTTTGACGTCAATGGCGATGGCCTTAAAAATGAAGTGGATGCCTATGAAAAAACTCTCACTATTTTAGGTAAATGCCTCGAGCGTGGGCTCAACACAGTCAACCTACCTTGGTCAGACAACTCCAGCGGCTGGTCCATGGGCTTAACTAAGCGACGCGATTTCAGTGGTCGTGTCAAATTATTAAACCCCGGCTTAGTTGTACCCGCAAATGATGGTGGCAGTGACATTATCACTAAAAAAGTTATTCTTGCTGGTCCCGAAGATAAATTCAAAATCATCGATGCCAAGAACAATATTTTTACTATCGATGATTACATTAATCCTAGTGATCCCAATCACCTACACTACTACATTTGGAAGTGGTATAGCCAATTGAGTTCCGGAAAGGATGAAGTCATTCGCCATGCCATGGCGCATGAACACCAAAATCACATCACCCTTCTTGGCCCTGCTTTCACGGGTAATGAACGCTACAGAATATCTAGCTATAACCGCAGTAAACAATCTTTCTCCGTGCTACTCTATGCGTCTGGCGCCACTGGGAAACTCTGGAATGATTTGACGATTCCTGCCACAATCCAAACGGGCATCCATAGTAATACGGGGAGTTCCAAAATGGACTTCCGCGGAGAAGGCTTTAAGGATGGCGAAAAATTTATTGCCACAATTACCACCAAAGACATCAGTAAAAAAGATGGTTCCGATATTGATAAAAGAGTCATCAAAACAGCTGTTCAAGAAGTCAAAGATGGCCAGCTAAAAATTCGTATCCCCGTGCTCAACAAGTTCACGCATATCGAATTTAATCGCTCCGAATAG
- a CDS encoding c-type cytochrome, which produces MRILIALAVFLAFAMPADAKPKKKSQGAKADPIAKKLFEANCLACHDPLKTIVGPTLHEIHKLYEKNPQGIVTWAKKPGRKRLQGIAMPAMAHLPDKDLKLIADYMIFAGARISPKKSNRKKTFKEELGKIQRTFMPNSSVVSFAIKFSDNLSLCWDADKASTRYIWRGTMDPKNHFISNGKTIPAINGETLYKSDQSPFLKISDPVDFLGYNISPQGLPEFLYKRGDYQFSETLIFSNDRMSWTYRVSGPSSIQYSLPRIAGFKVSTNTGQIKNQILHLSKTEMAQFTLTFTEEK; this is translated from the coding sequence ATGAGGATTTTAATCGCTCTTGCCGTATTCTTAGCTTTTGCGATGCCCGCAGATGCCAAGCCAAAAAAGAAATCCCAAGGTGCTAAAGCTGACCCCATCGCCAAAAAACTTTTCGAGGCCAATTGCTTAGCTTGCCATGATCCACTTAAAACTATTGTGGGGCCCACTCTACACGAGATTCACAAACTCTACGAAAAAAACCCTCAAGGCATAGTGACTTGGGCTAAAAAACCAGGCCGCAAAAGACTCCAAGGCATTGCGATGCCCGCAATGGCTCACCTCCCCGATAAAGACCTCAAACTCATTGCCGATTACATGATTTTTGCTGGTGCGCGAATTTCTCCTAAGAAAAGTAATAGAAAAAAAACCTTTAAAGAAGAACTTGGTAAAATTCAACGAACTTTCATGCCCAATTCTAGCGTCGTATCTTTTGCTATTAAATTCTCTGATAACTTATCCCTCTGCTGGGATGCCGATAAGGCTAGCACCCGTTATATTTGGCGAGGCACTATGGATCCCAAGAACCATTTCATCAGCAATGGCAAAACCATTCCAGCTATTAACGGAGAAACTCTTTATAAATCAGACCAATCGCCCTTTCTCAAAATTTCTGATCCGGTGGATTTTTTAGGCTACAATATAAGTCCTCAGGGGCTTCCAGAATTCCTTTACAAACGCGGGGATTATCAATTTAGTGAAACCCTCATCTTCTCCAATGATCGCATGTCTTGGACTTATAGAGTTTCCGGGCCAAGCTCGATTCAGTATAGTCTCCCACGCATTGCTGGCTTTAAAGTCTCTACGAATACGGGACAAATTAAAAATCAAATTTTGCATTTGAGCAAAACTGAAATGGCTCAATTCACTCTAACTTTCACCGAGGAGAAGTAA